The following proteins are co-located in the bacterium genome:
- a CDS encoding PaaI family thioesterase, protein MPDTTPSPDAAAALNADPCGWDRAVGLRYREATRERVVAEYEVTPAHHQPYGIVHGGVHCSVVESVCSTGAGLDAMARGLLVVGVENHTSFLRAVRAGRVRVTATPLTRGRKTQLWQAEIHDADGRLAATGRVRLICLEPGSPLGGEAAGAKAGGTRRRD, encoded by the coding sequence ATGCCCGACACGACCCCGTCACCCGACGCCGCCGCGGCACTGAACGCCGACCCGTGCGGCTGGGACCGCGCCGTCGGCCTGCGCTACCGGGAGGCCACGCGCGAGCGCGTCGTCGCCGAGTACGAGGTCACGCCGGCGCACCACCAGCCGTACGGCATCGTGCACGGCGGCGTGCACTGCAGCGTCGTCGAGAGCGTGTGCTCCACCGGCGCCGGCCTCGACGCGATGGCGCGCGGGCTGCTCGTGGTCGGCGTCGAGAACCACACCAGCTTCCTGCGCGCCGTGCGCGCGGGCCGGGTCCGCGTCACCGCGACGCCGCTGACGCGCGGCCGCAAGACGCAGCTCTGGCAGGCCGAGATCCACGACGCCGACGGCCGCCTCGCGGCGACCGGGCGCGTGCGCCTCATCTGCCTCGAGCCGGGTAGCCCGCTCGGCGGTGAGGCCGCGGGCGCGAAGGCGGGTGGGACACGCCGGCGCGACTGA
- a CDS encoding type II toxin-antitoxin system RelE/ParE family toxin, with amino-acid sequence MVEVVVTREFEGWYASLDETTSDAVHRVVDLLEARGTSLGFPYSSQLKGAQYGMRELRVQAAGRPIRIAYAFDPKRQAVVLLGADKTGDDRFYPQFIRDAERLMEEYLKTM; translated from the coding sequence ATGGTTGAGGTGGTCGTCACGCGGGAGTTCGAGGGCTGGTACGCCAGCCTCGACGAGACGACGAGCGACGCGGTCCATCGCGTCGTCGATCTGCTCGAAGCCCGCGGGACGAGCCTCGGCTTCCCCTACTCCTCGCAGCTGAAGGGCGCGCAGTACGGGATGCGCGAGCTGCGGGTGCAGGCCGCCGGGCGGCCGATCCGCATCGCCTACGCCTTCGACCCGAAGCGGCAGGCGGTCGTGCTGCTCGGCGCCGACAAGACCGGCGACGACCGCTTCTACCCCCAGTTCATCCGGGACGCCGAACGTCTCATGGAGGAATACCTGAAGACGATGTGA
- a CDS encoding nitrate- and nitrite sensing domain-containing protein, with amino-acid sequence MVVEPLRVRVVRAMACALGLDVDDLGDDLRLADDLGLDELAVLELVQAVEQATGLCFSEAAIDALHTCGDVVATCVTLTAPIAVRPEPVASVRITHRRGDGAIVGRMALTPYALEDLAQAAHAAHVEIWVAPEDRDTIASLLARLHAPIVLRIDTRPPPLAEADDAEAPALAVVAELATRIGTLLHELQQERGLTCLELAAPAPALHRELTVQREATANAVDALGDFFARTETQLPDAVRAPAARALGALAQLDVVRRLADAGAPLGRVIHAATWLDEQLVAVAASLASVTPDAEWGRIAKGYLALLRARESTALERAELAGAAATGTLAPGQDAVLAALLAAQRAFLTLFAESAAASVDLPLDEAERVESLVLEHPAPRTFPVDRDTWNRAMAGKLACLRALEDVQLAALRQRAALTAGHA; translated from the coding sequence ATGGTGGTGGAACCGCTTCGTGTGCGCGTCGTGCGGGCGATGGCCTGCGCTCTCGGTCTCGACGTCGACGATCTCGGCGACGACCTGCGGCTCGCCGACGACCTCGGGCTCGACGAGCTCGCAGTCCTCGAGCTGGTGCAGGCCGTCGAGCAGGCGACCGGCCTCTGCTTCTCCGAAGCCGCGATCGACGCGCTCCACACGTGCGGCGACGTCGTGGCCACCTGCGTGACGCTGACGGCCCCGATCGCCGTGCGGCCGGAGCCCGTCGCCTCGGTGCGCATCACGCACCGGCGCGGCGACGGCGCCATCGTCGGGCGGATGGCGCTCACCCCGTATGCGCTCGAAGACCTGGCGCAGGCGGCGCACGCGGCGCACGTCGAGATATGGGTCGCACCCGAGGACCGCGACACGATCGCGTCCCTGCTGGCGCGGCTCCACGCGCCGATCGTGCTGCGGATCGACACGCGGCCGCCGCCGCTGGCGGAGGCCGACGACGCCGAGGCGCCGGCGCTCGCGGTCGTCGCCGAGCTGGCGACGCGCATCGGCACGCTCCTCCATGAGCTCCAGCAGGAGCGCGGCCTCACCTGCCTCGAGCTCGCCGCGCCCGCGCCCGCGCTGCACCGCGAGCTGACGGTGCAGCGCGAAGCCACCGCCAACGCCGTCGACGCGCTGGGTGACTTCTTCGCCCGCACGGAGACGCAGCTGCCGGACGCGGTGCGCGCGCCGGCCGCGCGTGCGCTCGGCGCGCTCGCGCAGCTCGACGTGGTACGGCGTCTCGCCGACGCCGGCGCCCCGCTCGGCCGCGTGATCCACGCCGCGACCTGGCTCGACGAGCAGCTGGTCGCGGTCGCAGCGTCGCTCGCGTCGGTGACGCCCGACGCCGAATGGGGCCGGATCGCGAAGGGATACCTCGCGCTGCTGCGCGCCCGCGAGAGCACCGCGCTGGAGCGCGCCGAGCTGGCCGGCGCCGCCGCGACGGGCACCCTCGCCCCGGGACAAGATGCGGTGCTGGCAGCGCTGCTCGCCGCGCAGCGCGCTTTCCTCACGCTCTTCGCCGAAAGCGCGGCGGCGAGCGTGGATCTCCCGCTCGATGAGGCGGAGCGCGTGGAGTCGCTCGTGCTCGAGCATCCCGCGCCGCGCACGTTCCCGGTCGATCGCGACACGTGGAACCGTGCCATGGCCGGCAAGCTGGCGTGCCTGCGCGCGCTGGAGGACGTCCAGCTCGCAGCCCTACGCCAGCGCGCCGCGCTCACCGCGGGCCACGCCTGA
- a CDS encoding sigma-54-dependent Fis family transcriptional regulator — protein MASDGLGSFSQLHVLVADADPRSASAIRQALAARDGAPQLVLATTLRGALGALRGPRVACIVTDVHLPDAAGEPVVRRLRQARPDVPILACGDDATAGLAVEALKQGAVDFVRKPLDAADVALRLEETLGRAVLAQVDQAGGLATPAASASVSAPADFVATSPAMRQVLLLAERAARSNVPVLLEGETGTGKEVLARAVHAQSARRGAPFVAQNCGALSETLLESELFGHVRGAFTGAERDRNGLFAEAGEGTVFLDEIGEAPPAVQVKLLRVLQGGEVKAVGADRAYSVRARIVAATNRALGTEVEAGRFRRDLYYRLAVFPIRVPPLRHRAAEVPELAARFLARCEREERRQTGGFTPEALDALVAYPWPGNVRELEHEVHRLVLTVPNDQRIRPHHLASRIRDARHAPQTAEPLARLMARVELALIRQRLQELPTKAAAARSLGITREALYGKLRRLGLPTRGRA, from the coding sequence ATGGCATCGGATGGTCTCGGCAGCTTCTCGCAGCTCCACGTCCTCGTCGCCGACGCCGACCCCCGGTCGGCGTCGGCGATCCGCCAGGCGCTGGCGGCCCGGGACGGCGCCCCGCAGCTCGTGCTCGCCACCACGCTGCGCGGCGCGCTCGGCGCGCTTCGCGGCCCGCGCGTCGCCTGCATCGTCACCGACGTGCATCTCCCGGACGCCGCCGGTGAGCCGGTGGTGCGGCGGCTCCGGCAGGCGCGCCCCGACGTGCCCATCCTCGCCTGCGGCGACGACGCGACCGCCGGTCTGGCGGTGGAAGCGCTCAAGCAGGGGGCGGTCGACTTCGTGCGCAAGCCGCTCGACGCGGCCGACGTCGCCCTGCGGCTCGAGGAGACGTTGGGGCGCGCGGTTCTGGCGCAGGTCGACCAGGCCGGCGGCCTCGCGACGCCGGCGGCGTCCGCGAGCGTGAGCGCGCCCGCCGACTTCGTCGCCACCTCGCCCGCCATGCGCCAGGTCCTGCTGCTCGCGGAGCGGGCGGCACGCAGCAACGTCCCCGTGCTCCTCGAAGGTGAGACGGGCACCGGCAAGGAGGTGCTCGCGCGCGCCGTCCACGCGCAGAGCGCCCGCCGCGGGGCCCCGTTCGTCGCCCAGAACTGCGGCGCCCTCAGCGAGACGCTCCTCGAGAGCGAGCTCTTCGGCCACGTCCGCGGCGCCTTCACCGGCGCCGAGCGGGATCGCAACGGGCTGTTCGCCGAGGCCGGCGAGGGCACCGTGTTCCTCGACGAGATCGGCGAGGCGCCGCCCGCCGTCCAGGTGAAGCTGCTGCGCGTCCTCCAGGGCGGCGAGGTGAAGGCCGTCGGGGCGGACCGCGCCTACTCGGTGCGCGCCCGCATCGTGGCGGCGACGAACCGCGCGCTCGGCACCGAAGTCGAGGCCGGCCGCTTCCGCCGCGACCTCTACTACCGGCTCGCCGTCTTCCCGATCCGCGTCCCGCCGCTGCGCCATCGTGCCGCCGAGGTGCCGGAGCTCGCGGCGCGCTTCCTCGCGCGCTGCGAGCGCGAGGAGCGCCGCCAGACCGGCGGCTTCACGCCCGAGGCGCTCGACGCCCTCGTCGCCTACCCGTGGCCGGGCAACGTCCGCGAGCTCGAGCACGAGGTGCATCGGCTCGTCCTCACCGTGCCGAACGACCAGCGTATCCGCCCGCACCATCTGGCCTCCCGCATCCGCGACGCCCGCCACGCGCCGCAGACCGCGGAGCCGCTCGCCCGCCTGATGGCGCGCGTCGAGCTGGCGCTCATCCGCCAGCGCCTCCAGGAGCTGCCGACCAAGGCCGCCGCCGCGCGCAGCCTCGGCATCACGCGCGAGGCGCTCTACGGCAAGCTGCGGCGGCTCGGGCTGCCGACACGCGGGCGTGCATGA
- a CDS encoding helix-turn-helix transcriptional regulator, which translates to MWMRGLGANARRLREQVGLTQQQLADIAGVSQGAISRLELGVGLATPFLVVFRVHVALRDLFARLDPAILSDEARKLLDIDLRLGDDADGSRFTSVAMFADPSLTVLLDVYRRIEPGRREQFLAVVESVAAAFTSASSAAPAPSAALEAR; encoded by the coding sequence CTGTGGATGCGCGGGTTGGGCGCGAATGCGCGGCGGCTCCGCGAGCAGGTCGGACTCACGCAGCAGCAGCTCGCCGACATTGCGGGCGTGAGCCAGGGCGCGATCAGCCGGCTCGAGCTCGGCGTCGGACTCGCCACCCCGTTTCTCGTGGTGTTCCGCGTGCACGTGGCGTTGCGCGACCTCTTCGCGCGGCTCGATCCGGCGATCCTCTCGGACGAGGCACGCAAGCTCCTCGACATCGATCTCCGGCTCGGCGACGACGCCGACGGCTCGCGCTTCACCAGCGTCGCGATGTTCGCCGATCCGAGCCTCACCGTGCTGCTCGACGTCTACCGGCGCATCGAGCCCGGCCGTCGCGAGCAGTTCCTGGCCGTCGTCGAGAGCGTCGCCGCCGCGTTCACCAGCGCGTCGAGCGCGGCGCCGGCGCCGTCGGCCGCGCTCGAAGCCCGCTGA
- a CDS encoding helix-turn-helix transcriptional regulator yields the protein MATYKRWRDIRGKGKSPERMAQIARDVEKELVEMDLRELREVLGKTQAEMAEALKMSQSEVSRLERREDTLMSTLRRVVEALGGELQVVATFGDRAVRLRAAG from the coding sequence ATGGCTACCTATAAGCGGTGGCGCGACATCCGCGGGAAGGGCAAGAGCCCCGAGCGGATGGCGCAGATTGCTCGCGACGTGGAGAAGGAGCTGGTGGAGATGGACCTCCGCGAGCTCCGCGAGGTCCTCGGCAAGACCCAGGCTGAGATGGCCGAGGCCCTCAAGATGTCGCAGTCCGAAGTGTCGCGACTCGAGCGACGAGAGGACACCCTGATGTCGACGCTACGCCGGGTCGTCGAGGCCCTCGGCGGGGAGCTGCAGGTCGTGGCGACGTTCGGCGATCGTGCCGTGCGGCTGCGAGCAGCGGGATGA
- a CDS encoding ABC transporter ATP-binding protein — protein sequence MRLPRPTFGEGPTEVRVLRDLSLVIPQGQFCSLMGPSGSGKSTLLHLVAGLTRLTAGEIEVGEYRLSGMDDRALALLRRRELGFVFQFFHLLPYLTAEENVALPLLLDGRSATHIQDRTDRMLTLVGLDDRRHHKPSQLSGGQMQRVAIARALVAGPRLLLADEPTGNLDSIAAGDIMSLLRECNATFGITILMVTHDPVCASHGQRIVRMRDGQIVEDIDVDETERGPLRPGAEAS from the coding sequence GTGCGGCTTCCCCGGCCGACCTTCGGTGAGGGACCGACCGAGGTCCGGGTGCTGCGGGACCTGTCGCTGGTGATTCCGCAGGGACAGTTCTGCTCACTGATGGGCCCGAGCGGGTCGGGGAAGAGCACGCTGCTGCATCTCGTCGCCGGTCTCACGCGGCTGACCGCGGGCGAGATCGAGGTGGGCGAGTATCGCCTGTCGGGGATGGACGATCGCGCGCTCGCGCTGCTGCGTCGCCGCGAGCTCGGATTCGTCTTCCAGTTCTTCCACCTGCTCCCGTACCTCACGGCCGAGGAGAACGTCGCCCTCCCCCTTCTCCTCGACGGGCGCTCCGCCACCCACATCCAGGACCGCACCGATCGCATGCTGACGCTCGTCGGGCTCGACGACCGCCGGCACCACAAGCCCTCGCAGCTCTCGGGCGGCCAAATGCAGCGGGTCGCGATCGCGCGCGCGCTGGTCGCCGGGCCGCGGCTGCTGCTGGCCGACGAGCCCACCGGCAACCTCGACTCGATCGCGGCCGGCGACATCATGTCGCTGCTGCGCGAGTGCAACGCGACCTTCGGGATCACCATCCTGATGGTCACCCACGACCCGGTCTGCGCCTCGCACGGGCAGCGCATCGTGCGCATGCGGGACGGGCAGATCGTCGAAGACATCGACGTCGACGAGACGGAGCGCGGCCCGCTGCGCCCCGGGGCGGAGGCGTCGTGA
- a CDS encoding ABC transporter permease — MVGLLRQVSLRDYRAAVGRLALMIGGIAIGVALIAALGIINASVLSNFRASLERAAGKAALQVVLGTGEIGFDEALVPIVAGDRDVSHAFGLVRGTLVADDGTGEVLQLFGVDLVSEAIDSYDVAVVGDDVDELELLNDPTSVFLTEEYASRRGIRVGDRVAFAGPTGVQALRVRRLLRAEGLATIFGGNLAVMDLPAAQRVLAKEGRVDQVDVLVRSDRLVEGVRARLADALPDSLTVMRPASRGERFERVIGAFQAMLDGLSLLCLLAGVFIVYNTSATAVTQRARDLAVLLAIGAERRAIFGLVVLEALLIGAVASVVGIGVGLGLARVLLHLVAQSMGVIYQARFSVEDFTVTWAALGWYLALGTGSAVAAAMVPARKASRLDPLELMKPDFREKLAITAPNRLLLVAGGAIVVLSLVSIWAEHATRSVVWGNVGASLWYLAAVILSIPLMSGVCRVLAVALPRVFGLEGRMAVESLTRSPGRTGVTTAVIGLSLTVALAVSSVALSFRESERNWFILTGDLVVSSVATEGGWLESPLSPRVGERIATVPGVARVESYRVLQGQAFREGRIAMVAVSPGFIDTPQFRRQFVAGDAEAAIAAVRGEDGVVVSDNLADRFGLAVGDEIVVPAPAGSTPFRVTGIVSADYSGDQGSVILSRDRLAALWGDRQVSHFNVYLAPGASLDAVRSGILAALGDGFRVKVLTVGQTLAYHQGMVDRAFVFTYAIQLLVVAVTLAGIVDLLTTQIIERRQEIGIFRAIGADAPRIARAIRLEALVIGLSGAVLGTLLGIVTSLLWVRVNFRILIGYILEFHFPTLTAVWCMALAGTVAVIAGQLSARRALRAPVLDSLRYE, encoded by the coding sequence ATGGTCGGCCTGCTCCGTCAGGTGAGTCTGCGCGATTATCGCGCCGCCGTCGGGCGGCTGGCGCTGATGATCGGCGGGATCGCGATCGGCGTCGCCCTGATCGCCGCCCTCGGGATCATCAACGCCAGCGTCCTCTCGAACTTCCGTGCGTCGCTCGAGCGGGCTGCGGGCAAAGCCGCGCTCCAGGTCGTGCTGGGGACGGGCGAGATCGGCTTCGACGAGGCGCTCGTCCCGATCGTCGCCGGGGATCGCGACGTCTCGCACGCGTTCGGCCTGGTGCGGGGAACGCTCGTCGCCGACGACGGCACGGGCGAAGTGCTCCAGCTCTTCGGCGTCGACCTGGTGTCCGAGGCGATCGACTCGTACGACGTGGCGGTCGTCGGCGACGACGTCGACGAGCTCGAGCTGCTGAACGACCCCACGTCCGTGTTCCTGACCGAGGAGTACGCCAGCCGGCGCGGCATTCGCGTCGGGGATCGCGTCGCGTTCGCCGGGCCGACGGGCGTGCAGGCGTTGCGCGTGCGACGGCTCCTGCGCGCGGAAGGCCTCGCGACCATCTTCGGCGGCAACCTCGCGGTGATGGACCTGCCGGCGGCGCAGCGGGTGCTCGCGAAGGAGGGGCGGGTCGATCAGGTCGACGTGCTCGTACGCTCGGATCGGCTGGTCGAGGGCGTCCGCGCCCGGCTCGCGGATGCGCTGCCGGACTCGCTCACGGTGATGCGGCCGGCGTCGCGCGGCGAGCGCTTCGAGCGCGTCATCGGCGCGTTCCAGGCCATGCTGGACGGGCTCAGCCTGCTCTGTCTCCTCGCGGGGGTCTTCATCGTCTACAACACCAGCGCGACGGCGGTGACGCAGCGGGCGCGCGATCTCGCGGTGCTGCTCGCCATCGGCGCCGAGCGCCGGGCGATCTTCGGGCTGGTGGTGCTGGAGGCCCTGCTGATCGGCGCAGTGGCTTCGGTCGTCGGCATCGGGGTCGGGCTCGGGCTGGCCCGCGTGCTGCTGCACCTCGTCGCGCAGTCGATGGGCGTGATCTACCAGGCGCGCTTCTCGGTCGAGGACTTCACCGTGACCTGGGCGGCGCTCGGATGGTACCTGGCGCTGGGGACGGGCAGCGCGGTCGCGGCGGCCATGGTGCCGGCGCGCAAGGCGAGCCGGCTCGATCCGCTCGAGCTGATGAAGCCCGACTTCCGCGAGAAGCTCGCGATCACGGCGCCGAATCGGCTGCTCCTCGTCGCCGGCGGTGCGATCGTGGTGCTGTCGCTGGTCAGCATCTGGGCCGAGCATGCGACGCGGTCCGTGGTGTGGGGTAACGTCGGCGCGTCGCTCTGGTACCTGGCGGCGGTGATCCTCTCGATTCCGCTGATGAGCGGGGTGTGCCGCGTCCTCGCGGTCGCGCTGCCGCGGGTCTTCGGGCTGGAGGGACGCATGGCCGTCGAGAGCCTCACGCGTTCGCCGGGGCGAACCGGCGTCACCACGGCCGTCATCGGGCTCAGCCTCACGGTCGCGCTGGCCGTGTCGTCGGTCGCGCTCAGCTTTCGCGAGTCGGAGCGCAACTGGTTCATCCTGACGGGAGACCTCGTGGTCTCCTCCGTGGCGACCGAAGGCGGGTGGCTCGAATCACCGCTCAGTCCGCGCGTGGGCGAGCGCATCGCGACGGTCCCCGGCGTGGCGCGGGTCGAGAGCTATCGCGTCCTGCAGGGGCAGGCGTTTCGGGAGGGGCGGATCGCGATGGTGGCGGTCTCGCCCGGGTTCATCGACACGCCGCAGTTTCGGCGCCAGTTCGTCGCCGGCGATGCCGAGGCTGCGATCGCGGCGGTGCGCGGGGAGGACGGCGTCGTCGTCTCGGACAACCTCGCCGATCGCTTCGGCCTCGCGGTGGGAGACGAGATCGTCGTGCCGGCGCCGGCGGGCAGCACGCCGTTCCGTGTCACGGGCATCGTGTCGGCGGACTACAGCGGAGATCAGGGCTCGGTGATCCTCTCGCGTGACCGTCTCGCGGCGCTCTGGGGCGATCGGCAGGTGAGCCACTTCAACGTCTACCTCGCGCCCGGCGCGTCGCTCGACGCCGTCCGCTCGGGCATCCTCGCCGCGCTCGGCGACGGCTTTCGCGTGAAGGTCCTGACCGTGGGGCAGACGCTGGCCTACCACCAGGGCATGGTCGATCGCGCCTTCGTCTTCACCTACGCGATCCAGCTGCTGGTCGTGGCGGTGACGCTGGCGGGCATCGTCGACCTGCTGACGACGCAGATCATCGAGCGGCGGCAGGAGATCGGCATCTTCCGCGCCATCGGCGCCGATGCGCCGCGCATCGCCCGCGCCATCCGCCTGGAGGCGCTCGTCATCGGCCTGTCCGGGGCGGTGCTCGGGACGCTGCTCGGTATCGTGACCTCGCTCCTGTGGGTGCGCGTCAACTTCCGCATCCTGATCGGCTACATCCTCGAGTTCCACTTCCCGACGCTGACGGCGGTCTGGTGCATGGCGCTGGCCGGGACGGTGGCCGTCATCGCGGGACAGCTGTCGGCGCGACGGGCGTTACGCGCGCCGGTGCTGGACAGCCTGCGTTACGAGTAG
- a CDS encoding class I SAM-dependent methyltransferase has translation MREPAAPPSPMLVFEAITAYQRTAAIRAAIQLDVFTAVGEGPATPLAIAERCGAAERGIRILCDRLVVDGFLTKTDGSYGLSPTAAAFLDTRSPACLAPMVEFLTGEMVTTAYDRLTDAVRRGGTALDGAGSLDPEHPTWVQFARAMAPSAGFTASLLPALLGPIEGTILDVAAGHGLYGITLARENAKARVVAQDWRSVLAVAEENARQAGVADRFTTLPGSAFDVDFGTGHAVVLLTNFLHHFAPETNAALLRKVLAALAPGGRAVAVEFVPDADRVTPPEAGAFALTMLATTPTGDAWTHAEYDAMFRAAGFAQGATLHELAPTPQRCLVAVR, from the coding sequence ATGCGCGAACCCGCTGCCCCGCCCTCCCCGATGCTCGTCTTCGAGGCCATCACCGCCTATCAGCGCACCGCCGCGATCCGGGCCGCGATCCAGCTCGACGTGTTCACCGCCGTCGGCGAAGGTCCGGCGACGCCGCTCGCGATCGCCGAGCGCTGCGGCGCCGCCGAGCGCGGCATCCGCATCCTGTGCGACCGGCTCGTCGTCGACGGCTTCCTCACCAAGACGGACGGGAGCTACGGCCTCTCGCCCACGGCCGCAGCGTTCCTCGACACCCGCTCGCCGGCCTGCCTGGCGCCGATGGTGGAGTTCCTCACCGGCGAGATGGTGACGACGGCCTACGACCGCCTCACCGACGCCGTCCGCCGCGGCGGCACGGCCCTCGACGGCGCGGGCTCGCTCGACCCCGAGCATCCGACGTGGGTGCAGTTCGCGCGCGCGATGGCGCCGAGCGCCGGCTTCACCGCGAGCCTGCTGCCGGCGCTCCTCGGGCCGATCGAGGGCACCATCCTCGACGTCGCCGCCGGTCACGGGCTCTATGGCATCACGCTGGCGCGCGAGAACGCGAAGGCGCGCGTGGTCGCGCAGGACTGGCGCAGCGTCCTCGCCGTCGCCGAGGAGAACGCCCGCCAGGCCGGCGTCGCCGACCGCTTCACGACCCTGCCCGGCAGCGCGTTCGACGTCGACTTCGGCACCGGTCACGCCGTGGTGCTGCTGACGAACTTCCTCCACCACTTCGCCCCCGAGACCAACGCCGCGCTGCTGCGCAAGGTGCTTGCGGCGCTCGCACCCGGCGGACGCGCGGTCGCGGTCGAGTTCGTGCCCGACGCCGACCGCGTCACGCCGCCCGAAGCGGGCGCGTTCGCGCTCACGATGCTCGCCACGACCCCCACGGGCGACGCGTGGACGCACGCCGAGTACGACGCCATGTTCCGCGCCGCCGGGTTCGCGCAGGGCGCCACCCTGCACGAGCTGGCGCCGACGCCGCAGCGGTGCCTGGTCGCGGTGCGTTGA
- a CDS encoding radical SAM protein, translating to MVARRPPLTLAFEPRFCANHVVDLTAGCTFGCLYCPFADVRARATGVPAPLAVDMQPLPGLPAPATVMLSPASDPFAPQAAARTHALLAHLLPRGTVVGLLTKGTIPRRTLDLLAAYAPQVEGVGIGLTSLDDARNRRLEPGCPPARARLETLARVVRRGLPCALRLDPIFPDLDDADDALAALVDAAAARGATGVTATYLFAFGRARRRLRHEPLAAASLACLIERAPMEGGVAFSVPLARKLATYARLAALCAARGMRFSTCGCKDLRVRDAGDFVTRCRNTEYLAAATRNAGCPAPARVTPVAPTAVPR from the coding sequence ATGGTGGCACGCCGTCCGCCGCTCACGCTCGCGTTCGAACCCCGGTTCTGCGCGAACCACGTCGTCGACCTGACCGCCGGCTGCACCTTCGGCTGTCTGTACTGCCCGTTCGCCGACGTGCGGGCGCGGGCCACGGGCGTACCGGCGCCGCTCGCCGTCGACATGCAGCCGCTGCCCGGCCTGCCGGCGCCGGCGACGGTCATGCTGAGCCCGGCGAGCGATCCCTTCGCGCCGCAGGCGGCGGCCCGCACGCACGCGCTGCTGGCGCACCTGCTGCCGCGCGGCACCGTGGTCGGGCTGCTCACGAAGGGCACCATCCCGCGGCGCACGCTCGACCTCCTCGCCGCGTACGCGCCGCAGGTGGAGGGCGTGGGCATCGGCCTGACCAGCCTCGACGACGCGCGCAATCGCCGGCTCGAGCCCGGCTGCCCGCCGGCACGCGCCCGGCTCGAAACGCTCGCCCGCGTGGTCCGGCGCGGGCTGCCGTGCGCGCTGCGGCTCGACCCCATCTTCCCCGACCTCGACGACGCCGACGACGCCCTCGCCGCCCTGGTCGACGCCGCGGCCGCGCGCGGCGCCACGGGCGTGACGGCCACCTATCTCTTCGCCTTCGGCCGCGCGCGCCGGCGCCTGCGGCACGAGCCGCTCGCTGCCGCGAGCCTCGCCTGCCTCATCGAACGTGCGCCGATGGAGGGCGGCGTCGCGTTCAGCGTCCCCCTCGCGCGCAAGCTCGCGACCTACGCCCGCCTGGCCGCGCTGTGCGCGGCGCGCGGGATGCGCTTCAGCACCTGCGGGTGCAAGGATCTCCGGGTGCGGGACGCCGGCGATTTCGTCACGCGCTGCCGCAACACCGAGTACCTCGCAGCGGCTACTCGTAACGCAGGCTGTCCAGCACCGGCGCGCGTAACGCCCGTCGCGCCGACAGCTGTCCCGCGATGA